The Gallus gallus isolate bGalGal1 chromosome 6, bGalGal1.mat.broiler.GRCg7b, whole genome shotgun sequence genomic interval GGTGAGGGGCTTGGGTCCGCCTACTCACCTCAATGGCTGCATATGCATCCCGGAACATGTCCCAGCCGCTGATGCTGCAGTAGATGCAGCCCATGGTCATGAAAaggcagaaggagaagaagTAGCGGTGGTTGTAGTGCCCAACACAGTTATTGAGCCAGGCTGCCTCTGGGGTTAAAGGTGTGTAACTGTGATGGTCGCTTGTTCAAACCCACCCCATGGGGATCAAGACACCCAACCAGGCTCCCTGAACCCTTCCCTTCACTGGACGACTCAGAGCAGAAgtggagcagggagaggaggaagcaggGCTGGCTCCTCAGGTGAGTGCACTGAGTTAGTACTGCAGAAGGATACGGCAGTGGTGGTCCATCTTCAGCACACAcctgggagggaggagagcacCACAAGTGTTAGTGTGAATTGCGAGCACTGTGTCTGTGAGGGGGCAGCCAGCCCCCTCAGCCCTTCACGCTGTGCTAGAGGCAGGTAAaaagccagcagagcagagaaggggCCCATCTCTCATGTCATATGGTGGGGAAGGAGGGGTATCCTGCCCCAGGTAGCAGAAGCACAACCTGATGTGGTGGGGAGGCCAGGGAACATTACCTGTTGCAGATGCTGCAGTGGTGGGTGCGAGCCGGCTTGGGGGCAATGCATTTCCTGCAGATGGAGACGCCAGTGAGATCGTTCTTGGCCTGCACACAGGTCAGAAAAGAGGATGTGCTCCCAAGCCCCCACACCATCCCCCACTCCCCAAGTGTTAGCTATGCTCCCCCAAGCCTGCCTCCCCCCCTGTCCCCCGTCTGGAGGAGGCCTCCTGCAATGACACCAACGGGATGCATCAGTAATCAGCTGTACCTGGTCCCCAATGCCCAGCTGCAAGAGGCTGCGCTGCCCCTTGGTGCCCAGGCTCAGCCTCACCTGTGGTGGGTGCCCAGGCGAGGTGGTGATGGCCTTGTAGTAGTGGAAGACAATCATGATGAGGTTCCAGTGTCCGTAGGCAAGATGCCAGCAGATCCAAGCAGGTGTGTACGTCTGCAGGATAAggggcagcaggcagatgtATACGATGGCCACGATGGAGCTTGTCAACCCTATCACCAGTGCCACAAACACCTAAAGGAAAGGGGCTCGGGTCAGCGGAGCGTGCAGAACCCGCTCCATGCTGAAGTCCTCGTTCCCTCCCACCTGGAGCAGCACATCTCGAGCCCCAGGACTCGGTGTCCCCAGCAGCACGCTCGCCGCCCCAAACCCCTCTCGCAACGGAGGTACTCACCACACCAAACCAGCGGGTGACGTGGTCCACCAGCCAGTAGACAGGCTCAAAGAGGGAGTCAAGCACCACGTCGCCGTTGGTGAAGGAATTGTAGAGCAGGGAGCGGAGGCAGAGGCGCCCGTAGTGCCACAGCTGCCCCGCCTGCCGCACCAGCTTAAAGCGCCGCCGCCGGCCCAGGCGCAGGCACTTGAGGAGCAGGCGCATCGCCGCTGCCAACATCCGCTGCCGGCTCCTCATCCCTGCTGCGCCGCACCTGCAGGAAACGGGCTGGCTGTGGGCAGGCCGCCCTGCTGCCGCTGCACCTCAGGGTGTCCCCTCCCGGGCGTGCTGATGTGCAGCTCTCGCCAGC includes:
- the ZDHHC16 gene encoding palmitoyltransferase ZDHHC16 isoform X1 — translated: MRSRQRMLAAAMRLLLKCLRLGRRRRFKLVRQAGQLWHYGRLCLRSLLYNSFTNGDVVLDSLFEPVYWLVDHVTRWFGVVFVALVIGLTSSIVAIVYICLLPLILQTYTPAWICWHLAYGHWNLIMIVFHYYKAITTSPGHPPQAKNDLTGVSICRKCIAPKPARTHHCSICNRCVLKMDHHCPWLNNCVGHYNHRYFFSFCLFMTMGCIYCSISGWDMFRDAYAAIERMKLLEKERLQVAANQTYYQTPPPTFTFRQRAFHKSVVYLWVLCSSVALALGALTLWHAALITRGETSIERHINKKERQRLQKKGKVSSVPGVGGLARSRLDVHLPGPQVFRNPYSYGSWDNWKVFLGVDVPRHWLTRVLLPSPHLPHGTGLSWELPPCMTKQRTPLLAI
- the ZDHHC16 gene encoding palmitoyltransferase ZDHHC16 isoform X4; amino-acid sequence: MRSRQRMLAAAMRLLLKCLRLGRRRRFKLVRQAGQLWHYGRLCLRSLLYNSFTNGDVVLDSLFEPVYWLVDHVTRWFGVVFVALVIGLTSSIVAIVYICLLPLILQTYTPAWICWHLAYGHWNLIMIVFHYYKAITTSPGHPPQAKNDLTGVSICRKCIAPKPARTHHCSICNRCVLKMDHHCPWLNNCVGHYNHRYFFSFCLFMTMGCIYCSISGWDMFRDAYAAIETYYQTPPPTFTFRQRAFHKSVVYLWVLCSSVALALGALTLWHAALITRGETSIERHINKKERQRLQKKGKVFRNPYSYGSWDNWKVFLGVDVPRHWLTRVLLPSPHLPHGTGLSWELPPCMTKQRTPLLAI
- the ZDHHC16 gene encoding palmitoyltransferase ZDHHC16 isoform X5, with amino-acid sequence MRSRQRMLAAAMRLLLKCLRLGRRRRFKLVRQAGQLWHYGRLCLRSLLYNSFTNGDVVLDSLFEPVYWLVDHVTRWFGVTYTPAWICWHLAYGHWNLIMIVFHYYKAITTSPGHPPQAKNDLTGVSICRKCIAPKPARTHHCSICNRCVLKMDHHCPWLNNCVGHYNHRYFFSFCLFMTMGCIYCSISGWDMFRDAYAAIETYYQTPPPTFTFRQRAFHKSVVYLWVLCSSVALALGALTLWHAALITRGETSIERHINKKERQRLQKKGKVFRNPYSYGSWDNWKVFLGVDVPRHWLTRVLLPSPHLPHGTGLSWELPPCMTKQRTPLLAI
- the ZDHHC16 gene encoding palmitoyltransferase ZDHHC16 isoform X2, producing MRSRQRMLAAAMRLLLKCLRLGRRRRFKLVRQAGQLWHYGRLCLRSLLYNSFTNGDVVLDSLFEPVYWLVDHVTRWFGVVFVALVIGLTSSIVAIVYICLLPLILQTYTPAWICWHLAYGHWNLIMIVFHYYKAITTSPGHPPQAKNDLTGVSICRKCIAPKPARTHHCSICNRCVLKMDHHCPWLNNCVGHYNHRYFFSFCLFMTMGCIYCSISGWDMFRDAYAAIERMKLLEKERLQVAANQTYYQTPPPTFTFRQRAFHKSVVYLWVLCSSVALALGALTLWHAALITRGETSIERHINKKERQRLQKKGKVFRNPYSYGSWDNWKVFLGVDVPRHWLTRVLLPSPHLPHGTGLSWELPPCMTKQRTPLLAI
- the ZDHHC16 gene encoding palmitoyltransferase ZDHHC16 isoform X3 — translated: MRSRQRMLAAAMRLLLKCLRLGRRRRFKLVRQAGQLWHYGRLCLRSLLYNSFTNGDVVLDSLFEPVYWLVDHVTRWFGVTYTPAWICWHLAYGHWNLIMIVFHYYKAITTSPGHPPQAKNDLTGVSICRKCIAPKPARTHHCSICNRCVLKMDHHCPWLNNCVGHYNHRYFFSFCLFMTMGCIYCSISGWDMFRDAYAAIERMKLLEKERLQVAANQTYYQTPPPTFTFRQRAFHKSVVYLWVLCSSVALALGALTLWHAALITRGETSIERHINKKERQRLQKKGKVSSVPGVGGLARSRLDVHLPGPQVFRNPYSYGSWDNWKVFLGVDVPRHWLTRVLLPSPHLPHGTGLSWELPPCMTKQRTPLLAI